The DNA sequence TATCTATTACATTAAAGGGATCGGGAGGTTTCAAatccaatttttctttttaaaaaatgtcaTTCGCTTTATCTTCTCCATAATAATGGTTTTACGATTCAAATCTATTTACATCTACAAAATCTAACCAGATCTATTTTTTAAACTTAAATatcatatattttattctaaaagtATTAAAGCAAATCAACAGCCACTTTTAATCATGTAGATAAGTGCATTGAAATAATAAAAGCCATTATATTCTCATTATTTGCAAATTTATTCCTCTCCTTTGTTTTACATACCTGACAAAAATATTAGGCTCATGTGTAAAATTGAAGTTTGCTTTCAAAGAAACAAAAAACTTCCAagtatcaaatattttaaaaaggtgTAGTTCTTCATAGGTAACTCTAAAATAACACGAATAAGGTCTGGAAACAATTTTGGAAGTATGAATAACGGGGAAAAACCAATTTTTTGTGCTTAGCCTCCACTTTATCTACTAAGAAATAACACTCACCGAGCATCTACTAAAAAGAAACAATATCTATTGTATGCGTATCATGGTGAACCTTGTCTATAATTTATAGTACTTTAGCAGAACAATACGTGAACATACATAACACTTCATGAGCTGTCAACCGTTCTGAAGGCCGAGAACACAGCATCTTTCTAATCAGATCTTTAGCACTATCAGAAATTAAAGGCCATGGATCAGAGTCGAAATCTATATGCCCCTTCAAAACAGCATCAAATATACCCTGCTGGGTTTCTGAATTCCAAAAGAAGAAACTCAGTGGTGTCACAGATCATAAACTGAGGGAGaggagataaaaaataaaataaacaaaggtGTCACCACTCAGAAGCACCAAATACCTGCCCAAAACGGCGGCACTCCACTAAGTAATATGTATAGAATGACGCCCGCTGTCCACACATCTGCTTCGGGGCCATAATGCTTGAGGAGAACCTCAGGAGCAACATAGTACGGACTGCCAACCACGTCAGTGAATACTTGACCTGAGGCATTAAGATTGAAGGGTATGTTATGTTATGGTGTTCCCCAGTCAGTAACCTACTAATAATTATGAGCAAGGTAAGTTGGAGAAAAGAGTAAATAACAAATTGGTATTTAAATACATCAGGGCACACTTGAGGATAGTCAGCACTCAGCAGCATGAAAAAAAGACCAAAAAGAAACAAGCATTTATGATATATTAAATGTGCCTGCCTAAGGTACAAATCTTTGCAATAAAACGAAAGTAATGTTGCAAAAAGATAAGTAGAAACATAAGAAGGATACATAAAGATGGAAAAACGTTTCAGTATGATGATATTATAAAGTGAAAGGCACAGAAAGGACTGGTTGTTACCTGGTTTGAAGAAAACAGAGAGGCCAAAGTCAATTGCTTTAAGAGAGAAATCATCATCCTTATTAACCAACAAGAAGTTTTCAGGCTTAAGATCTCTATGCATAACCCCGAGGGAATGGCAAGTCTCAACAACTCCAACAATGATTTTGGTCAACTCAGCAGCCTTCCTCTCGGTGTAGTGGCCCCTTTGGATGATGCGATCAAACAACTCACCCCCAGAACAAAGCTCCATGACAATATGGACGTAGAGAGGATCCTCATAAGCACCCTTGATGGTGACGATGTTCTTGTGACCAGCTAAATGGTGCATTATTTGAATTTCTCTCCTAACGTCTTCCACGTCCTCCTTGGAAATCAACTTCCTCTTGGAGATGGATTTACATGCGTATTCGATGTTGGTGGAATTCTCGGTGCATAAATAAGTGGTGCCAAATTGGccctgacccagtttgcggccaaGAGTATAGAGATCACGAATGTTGTGAGTCTTATGACCCAGGACATAATAAGCTTGGTTGTCGGGGCCTCTGCGCATGATGGTGTCCTTCTTGAAGGGTAGATTTctcttgttgttgttgatgttgttgttgttgttgttgttgttgttgctgttgttgttgtctGCTGAATTGGGATTCTGCTTGGGGAGGTGCTCTGAGTCGGAGGGGTCAGAAGGATTGCTGCGCCTGGAGGGGTCTTCGGGCTGGCTGAAGCCCTGAAAATATTTTCCTCTCAAAGATCCACGGCATGTGTTGCCCATCAAACAATACGATTCTGTATTACGCCCGTTTCCTCATCCAACAATCTCTCATCAGTTTCTCTTATGCGCTAAGCTGCTGTGCTCACGAGTCACGATCAAAATCCTAATAATCACAATCACAGCCATACGAATCAGAGATCAATTCATTTTTAAACACGTAGCTGGatttttagataaataaataaaggaaaaacTACGACAGCAGTAGCAACATCAACAACAAATAGAATCCAAATAACCGTACCAGAACAGGCAGAAGgtgaggatggaaaaggaaagagGACGAATGGATAATATTAACCTCTCAtgctttgttttccattcaattcaattcatttctCTCCTGCAGCTCCGACAGATCTTCGGAAAAtaagtttttctttttctctttttatatttgGGTTATTTGTTAATTTTAGGATGGATATGGTATTTGACTATTTGTATATTTGTAGCGGTTCCTGCCGAGAAACATCGGAGGTGGTCAGTGCTGACCAGCTGCGTCTACTGTAGAATTTTCAATTAAATATCACGcgtctttctttttctccttaaaagaaaaatttgtccctgtcttgaattttttttaaataaaagttgaaatttataatttttaggtagaatactttaatttttaataaatttttaataaaaatttagataatttttcttcTGAGATAGATTAATTCTTTCGttctttttaacaaaatttttaatatatacgtTAAAAAAATAAGtccttaataaataaataaataagtagaaACTAATATTTTTCAACCAATAATCAGTtaataattttctcttttatttataataacaactcaaatctTTAATCTCTGTTTACTTATCATTTTGTTAGCTAATTATAGTCTAAAATAACTATTTTCCTAACaaaatcataaatttattataaaatatttaattaaaaaatattattataagataCACTAGTTTTTTATATGTTCGGACTAAtctatcttaattttttaaaatttctaaaataacaaaaatttattcaaaccAAAGCgtctaatttatatatttttaatattaatttggtTATAAcactttttttcaaataaatttaaagtttatttaaaaaacaaattaaatgatattaaatattaaaatattttttatttttgggagtGGAAAAAAATAGGTGAACCTCACCCAGTTATGATCAAAATGACGTTAAtctaattttgattaatttttaaaatttgtgatgTATTTATATTAGTCTTTAAAAACAATAACTTATCCTTTAGAATGAGAATAGtctgaataatattatttttagttggAGTCTTAGACAAAGAGATTCTATGTCACTCTATTTTTTTGTGTTATATATGAAGAAATTGACATGTTTTATTTTTTCATCAGATTAATTTAAGTTTGTGGGAGCCAGTTGCTGTTTTTAAAAGGAGACCAAAAATATCCCATTTAATGTTTGCAGATGACTTGTTTCTATTCTGTAAAATTACAAAGAAAtaagtgcaaaatgtgatgttaATTTTAAAGACTTTTTGtaaagcatctgggatgaagattaatgtgaaAAAAGTCTAACGCTTTGCTCCAAGAATATCTCTGCAACAAAGAAAGAGGTTTTCACTGAGGTATACTCTATCAGAATTGTTCAGgacttgggcaagtatcttggagttacccttagccattctaaggtgactcgttcagctttcaatggtgtcctgtATAAGATTTAGAGTAGACTAGCAAGGTGGAAAGAGAGTTTACTCAATCGGGTTGGTAGACTCTACTTAGTTAATTCTGTTGCAGCTGCTATTCTTACATACCAGATGCATGTCTCTATTTTTTCCAAatgaatcattagtaaattggaatttatgatgaagaattttctttggaaatgaTAAgttgatagaagagaattgaatcttgttagttggaagctattagttactccaaaaaaatatggatgTTTGGGAATTAGAGATCTTTATTGTGTGAATATTGCTCTTCTTaggaagctagtttggactttttttCAGCAGTCAAACAAGTtatgggtccaattgttggatgccaaATATCGATAATCTTTATATGACTATTTTAGTTGCCCTAAGAACAATGACTCTCCTATTTGGAGGAGTCTTTGCAAGGCTTGAAAAGTGTTGAATGATAGGTTTTTTTTGGcgtattggagatttgaaccagaattttttgttttttaactgGAGGAGAGAAtgacggttatctaatgagatggattatatTGACATTTTTtgttcgaatctccggatacaagATATTTGttcggttggtaggtggcatttgaaTACTCTTTATTCTCATTTATCTCAAAATTTAAAACGTAATATCTTCTCTTACAATCTAAATGTGCAAGCAGGTTCGGAAGTGAGTTGGTATTAGTttgggtctgctgccaaagtctatgactcaagtaatggttacttgtggttgtgtaagcagctgtttggttgggaggagcgggagaattAGCTTTAGCTTTGGCGCCAGCTTGTTCCAGAAAAGCACAAATTTTTTGCTTGGCTGTGTTTTAAGGAGGTTCTTCCTACTGTAAGTTTTTAATTCAGAAGAGGGATGTCATCATCCGATAGGTGCTCAAGATATTTTTCTAGCCaagaatcggttttacattgtattcgaaATTGTCCAAAAACTCAGCTTGTATAGCATATAgattggatatttcttgtcatcctttggatttgaagaactggttcttgtatcatagcggAGAGTATCCGTTCAAGTTTTTTTTcgagactttggtggatatggcgagcaaggaataatgacatctttaatcctcaTGAAACTTTGTCTCCGAAAAAAGTgttttgtctggcattaacttaagaaaaagagtttaggaataTTGTTTTAATTACAGCATATGTTcattccctctactctaaatagTTCTTGGAATCCCCATCCactggtacttttaagattaattgtgatgctaattATCCTAGTTCGGacgatagtgttggttttgcttgtgttattagagattgtaatgagaGTTTACAAAGGGAGTATTTGGGAATGATTAAGAGTAATAGTATTTTCAAGGGAAATTATTTGCTATTTGGAAAgaatatctcttagcttgggatgtgagtcaacgagatgttatttatGAGACGAATTGTGTGGATTGTGGAAGCgtttaatcttgttactaatcACCAAGATGATTTTGGATTTATTGATCCATTAGTgctgaaaataagagatatcatacattagaattggcgtgttgactttcgtttgattatgagatatACAAATACAGTGGCAGACACTATGACAAAGATGGCGATGAAATCACAACTTTCTCATGTGGAGTTCCTTCACCTTGAGAgaagtttaagagtagtcttatacGAAACTGTCCCTATATTTAAGtagttattttgttttatttgttttattttttttgtttagtttatttaagTTAAAAAAAGACAACAACTTATTAAAAAAACAATGTGCACACACAAATTGTTGTAttctatatttaataaaataattaatgataaaaaattattttttacaatcaaataaatatcaaaagaataatcaaatttttttataatagttaaataaaatttattcataAATATTAATATGTTTTCAAATGATAAtttggtttttagaaattatttgattttttatttaaagacaTAATACTACTAAATACTAACaggttattttttgtttaaataataattattaaaaaaataacttacttGTGTTTAACTCCTTATTCAAAAAAATGTGAAATCATAACAACATTATTCGACTTGTATTTATCGTTTTACTTTTCTAATGGAAATGGCATTCTTTTgaatgttttaacttttaaccatGGTTGTcctaattaagaaaaaatatcaaaattttaaaattgaacatATATTCCAAATAGCAATAGCCTTCAATTTTATACAGTTAGCCATGTGATATATACTGTCATGTATCACAGTATTATGTCATGTATAACAGTATTAAGTTATTTCACTATCTTATTCTCAcagatttttattctaaaatattgaAATCATTATAAACTATAAGTATATTATATTCCACTGGCTCATGGCAATTAGTATATTATAAGCTTAATTATGTTATTGTTTTTACAATTCTATTAAtgttttaattaaatctttataatttgaaaattagtttaattttaatttattaatagtgtaatattttacataatcgtataatcacatccgttcttttagataattattcacGCAATTAGTgtgaaaaatagttatttttactatCTACTGTTGCATAATTGAATAtacgtgtaaaattattttacactaacagtatattaaaattagtcaatgagttataactcaaatgccATAGTTTTCCATACTCATTTAAGAAGTCGCGTGTTCTAGTTTTTCTGTctttagtaaatatatatatatatatatattaaaattaattttttaaaaaattttgataaaacacttagataaaatattttttctttaatattataTAGTTGTCCTAAATTGAACTCGATTATATATATGTCTCTTGTAAATCATTTCTATATATAATGATTTAACAATAGGTGTGCACACTATagattaaaaaaaacataaatcatTCTAACCCAAAATAATTTAAGATAACAGATGCTTATATAAATTGTTCTAAGGCACAAGCCtgcataaataataaaaactacaaataacacaaaaaaaaattattataagcacttttataaatttaaaagatttttgcTATGTTTATACAACTTACATCAAGTACAAGTAAAATAATGAGTacaactaaaaattttataatcattataattaagcagtttgataaaaaaatttaaaatttttattatatgtatttgtttaattattataagcactttacaaaatttaaaattttttattatataaataaaataacgtgatttaattaacatatatttttaactcTCGTCTCTAAATAGTAAATCCTAAACTATTTAATAACAAATATAGGGCTATAAAtaacatattatatttttataaagttgAAAACATTTATTTTGTATATGTAATTTGTTCCCTTATATGTAATTATATAAAGATTTAAAGATGGGTCCCATGAAAATTCTATCAAATTTAGCTGCTCATAATTTTACAGTAAATaagtcaaaacaaaaaaaaaaaaattagaaaaagaacccAAACGGGGATTATTACGGACGACAGAGAATGATGAtatgaaagaagaaaaactaaagtaCAAAACCCAACCAACCTAGACTGATCCCATCCGGTCATCCCGATGAACTTTTCCCCATCACATATGAGAATGCTTAGGTGCTCGAAATGCAAATTATAATGTTTGTACTAATTTATTAATTGTATGGTaaattattattggatatttataataaaaatattttaatgtataatatacaaattaattaaaaagaatgaaCTTTTTATTTATTCTGAAAACACTtccttctttttaatttaattcttattttttagaCTATATTATAAAgttcatatttttcaaaaatatagacacaaaaaaaatataggtTCACCGTTCACTTAGTTTTAATATAGTATTATTTCTTAGATCACCCACTCAACCTAATCTTATTCACTTGggaacaatatctaaaaaaaaataaaaaattcataaataacacTTAATTGAGAGCATGATAAGTATCTTCAAAGTTAAAAGTAATCACTCCAATTCATGGACTTATCAAGTGAtcatgaagaaaaaaaattaactactaatgtCAATCATGACAAAATAGGTATACTTTTgtaaccaaaagaaaaaaagaaaccatGACTATAAGTTTtagataaacaaaataaataagtaCATTTAACatgattctttaatttttttttttggtgactacatGATTCTTTAATTAACACAATTAGATAAAGGATATGAACGAAAGAAaaatgtttaatgcaatttatatatgCTATAAACAATAATACAATAAAATATTCTTAACATTTTCAAGAAGActgtaaaaaagaaaaaggaaagttaaattaaaataaagcaaataaacttttttttaaattgttatttacagtaattataaaaaaaataatctaaagttattttatttaatttaatatttaataattataaattaattatatctaaaattttttaattattttaacaataattaaaagatataaaataattttatataatttttaatcttttctggacgttattattttattattacttactATTTTTGTAAAAAGCAAATTGCGTTTGAAGGGGAAGCGCGAATGTGATGTGATCTATCTTTGTCGTATTGCTAATAACTGAATGAATGCCGATTGAGAAGCGAGTAACAAGGGCAGGTATCTGGTGGAGAGCATCTGTTGCAGAAAGAACAGGGCGACTCATCCGATAGAATTCATTACTTTTTCCCAGTTCTACTTTCTTGCTGCCAAATAGGAATACCATAGCTAATACTACTATTCATTGGACAAGCACTAGTGTGGAAATGCTCTGCTCTGCTCCACTCAGTATTACTGTTATGATTTCTATTACTATTTGTTATtagttaatgataataataattgaattaaAAGAGCGAGCTCATACTTTTTAGCATTTGAGCTCATGCTGTTACTATCGTGTTCTTAATCTGTCTATATGCTTACATACATTTATACATCATCCCCTTAGCATTAACCCCATCCCGAATTGGTTTCTGATATTGATCCATCAACCTAGTTATCTATTACTATTATTTTGATCTGCTCTTTCTGTTAGTTCCGTTGAGAAGCTGATCGATTAATTACCAACTAAAGTGAAAAAAATGAGTGGAGCTGTTCTTGTTGCCATAGCTGCTGCTATCGGTAACATGCTACAAGGATGGGATAATGCTACCATTGCAGGTGAGCTCAATTCAACTTGTCTTTCCCTtcttgcaataataataataatgataaattgAGACGCGGATTGATGCATGTAGGATCACTTTTGTACATAAAGAAGGAGTTCAAATTGGAAAGTGAGCCGACGGTAGAAGGTCTAATCGTGGCCATGTCACTGATTGGAGCGACACTGGTGACCACATGCTCTGGAGCTGTGTCGGATATGTTGGGCCGCCGTCCTATGTTGATAATCTCctcactcttttattttttgagcTCTCTCGTTATGTTGTGGTCTCCAAATGTTTACATTCTCCTCTTTGCAAGGCTCATAGATGGCCTGGGCATTGGCTTGGCTGTCACCCTGGTCCCTCTCTACATATCCGAGACTGCTCCACCTGAGATTCGTGGACTGCTCAACACGCTTCCCCAGTTCACTGGCTCCAGCGGAATGTTCCTCTCCTATTGTATGGTCTTTGCCATGTCACTTACCAAGGCACCAAGCTGGAGACTCATGCTCGGTGTTCTTTGGATTCCCTCTCTCATTTATTTTATGCTCACACTCTTCTTCTTGCCCGAATCTCCAAGATGGCTTGTCACCAAAGGCCGGATGCTTGAGGCCAAGAAGGTTCTGCAGCGGCTTCGTGGCAGGGATGATGTCACCGGTTGGTTGTtgcttttcttcctcttttttttcttttatgaattATTTCTGAAATCACCCTTACATCTCCTTCCTCCTTCTAAGCCAGGTAGGATGTTTTATAGTCACTTAAACTCTACATTCATCCCGGCAGATGCTGGACGTTCAGTTGTCATATTTCCAGAGTAGTATTATTTAGGGTTATATATATGCACGATTTTGGTGGTAACTTCCTTGTCCTTGTCCATGAGCAGGTGAGATGGCTTTATTGGTTGAGGGTCTTGGAGTGGGGGGTGATACGACTATAGAGGAATACGTAATTGGTCCAGTCAATGAATTCAGTGATGTGGAGGATCCATCAGCCGGAAAAGAGCATATCAAATTGTATGGGCCAGATCGAGCTCCATCCATGATTGCGAAACCCGCATCTGGACAAAGTTCCATTGGCCTTGCATCTCGAAAGGGAAGCATAGTAAATCAGAGTGCTCTAGTAGATCCTCTAGTGAAGCTCTTTGGTAGTGTCCATGAAAACATCCCAGAAACAGGAAACACCCTTTTTTCCAACTTTGGAAGTATGTTTAATGTTGGAGGAAATCAGCCTAGGAACGAAGATT is a window from the Arachis hypogaea cultivar Tifrunner chromosome 17, arahy.Tifrunner.gnm2.J5K5, whole genome shotgun sequence genome containing:
- the LOC112765252 gene encoding calcium-dependent protein kinase 26; this encodes MGNTCRGSLRGKYFQGFSQPEDPSRRSNPSDPSDSEHLPKQNPNSADNNNSNNNNNNNNNINNNKRNLPFKKDTIMRRGPDNQAYYVLGHKTHNIRDLYTLGRKLGQGQFGTTYLCTENSTNIEYACKSISKRKLISKEDVEDVRREIQIMHHLAGHKNIVTIKGAYEDPLYVHIVMELCSGGELFDRIIQRGHYTERKAAELTKIIVGVVETCHSLGVMHRDLKPENFLLVNKDDDFSLKAIDFGLSVFFKPGQVFTDVVGSPYYVAPEVLLKHYGPEADVWTAGVILYILLSGVPPFWAETQQGIFDAVLKGHIDFDSDPWPLISDSAKDLIRKMLCSRPSERLTAHEVLCHPWICENGVAPDRALDPAVLSRLKQFSAMNKLKKMALRVIAESLSEEEIAGLREMFQAMDTDNSGAITFDELKAGLRRYGSTLKDTEIRDLMEAADVDNSGTIDYGEFIAATIHLNKLEREEHLIAAFRYFDKDGSGYITVDELQQACIEHNMTDVFLEDIIREVDQDNDGRIDYGEFAAMMQGNAGIGRRTMRNSLNLSMRDAPGV